A window of the Algoriphagus halophilus genome harbors these coding sequences:
- a CDS encoding 2Fe-2S iron-sulfur cluster-binding protein produces the protein MSRIVIQNLFNREINSNAAHCKVIELIHENGIDWMHACGKKGRCTTCKIIVMSGSENLSPKTPAEEKFENLGRLKTNERLSCQAELISGEVVVRVAEINKFPHIEYSK, from the coding sequence ATGTCCCGAATAGTCATTCAAAACTTATTTAATCGAGAAATTAATTCTAATGCAGCTCATTGTAAAGTTATTGAATTAATTCATGAAAATGGTATTGATTGGATGCATGCCTGTGGTAAAAAGGGACGATGTACTACTTGTAAGATCATTGTCATGTCTGGAAGTGAAAATTTGAGTCCCAAAACTCCCGCAGAAGAGAAATTTGAGAATCTTGGAAGGTTAAAAACCAATGAACGCTTATCTTGTCAAGCAGAATTGATCTCAGGTGAAGTGGTGGTTCGTGTGGCTGAAATCAATAAGTTTCCACATATAGAATATAGTAAATAA
- a CDS encoding Pycsar system effector family protein, producing the protein MVKKGEGMEDIPEFDSGIDIIDNYWYLINYLRDLIKASEIKAGLVLSFYGLLINVFFQFSDHLIEVAAEDPVIYIFLSMWFLFSVTSIFYSFRCFMPQIESKFDNSVFFFGDIINSYGTIKEYVKVLEQVSVKRKPLLDQLGEQVYINAKITAAKFRNVNLSIRFLSFNIGLLFVFILYYALRTALQG; encoded by the coding sequence ATGGTCAAAAAAGGAGAAGGGATGGAGGATATCCCTGAATTTGATTCTGGTATAGATATTATTGATAACTACTGGTATCTGATTAATTACCTAAGGGATTTGATAAAAGCCTCAGAAATCAAGGCCGGTTTAGTGCTTTCTTTTTATGGTCTCCTTATTAATGTGTTTTTTCAATTTTCTGACCATTTAATAGAAGTGGCCGCTGAAGACCCAGTTATTTATATTTTTCTTTCAATGTGGTTTTTGTTTAGTGTGACCTCCATTTTTTATAGCTTCCGATGCTTTATGCCCCAAATTGAAAGTAAGTTTGATAATAGTGTATTCTTTTTTGGAGACATCATCAATTCTTATGGAACCATTAAAGAATATGTAAAAGTACTGGAACAGGTAAGTGTAAAACGGAAGCCTTTACTTGATCAATTAGGAGAACAAGTATATATTAACGCCAAAATCACCGCTGCAAAATTCCGCAATGTGAATCTTTCGATTAGATTTCTTTCTTTCAATATTGGCTTATTGTTTGTGTTTATTTTGTATTATGCCTTAAGAACTGCGTTACAAGGCTGA
- a CDS encoding HD domain-containing protein, with protein MPSYLSYHGMDHTLDVLNVCEQYIRRLNLTEEQRYLLRIGAIVHDMGFLKGPANHEEVGSEMAAGIMQELGMGESHIKEVKGLVMATKIPQTPLNPLQMIICDADLDYLGRADYPEISQKLFEELKYMKVIETDEQWKNLQINFLKAHHFHTPFAIKNREPQKQAWLNKLLNS; from the coding sequence TTGCCTTCATATCTTTCCTATCATGGAATGGATCATACATTGGACGTATTGAATGTATGTGAGCAATATATCAGACGCTTAAATCTTACGGAAGAACAAAGATATCTTTTAAGAATAGGAGCAATTGTTCATGATATGGGATTCTTAAAAGGACCAGCAAATCATGAGGAGGTAGGTTCTGAAATGGCTGCAGGGATTATGCAAGAATTAGGAATGGGAGAAAGCCATATTAAGGAAGTGAAAGGTTTAGTGATGGCAACCAAGATCCCGCAAACTCCTTTAAATCCTTTGCAAATGATCATTTGTGATGCGGATTTGGATTATCTAGGAAGGGCCGATTACCCCGAAATTAGCCAGAAACTTTTTGAAGAGCTTAAATACATGAAGGTGATCGAGACAGATGAACAATGGAAAAATTTACAAATCAATTTTCTAAAAGCCCATCATTTTCATACTCCTTTTGCAATCAAGAACCGAGAGCCCCAAAAGCAGGCTTGGCTTAATAAGCTGCTAAATTCTTAA
- the rodA gene encoding rod shape-determining protein RodA gives MRESDIHISRVDWLVVAIYFALVIFGWFNIYAAVYDSQAPQSMFDMSINSGQQLVRIGISVVLIILIMVADYRFFENLSLFIYIFFIALLVVTPFIGKEVNGQVLTVGFGSFRIQPGEFAKLATALALAKVMERPTFDLSKTKNQLIAFGVLLIPVALILLQPDTGTAMVYFSLLVMFYREGLPQRYYILGFGFIALTLLSLGIENNLYLVAGIGLIVLVLIIIGKKSWQRTIVFSLIGLGMVAYSYSIDFVVSKLPDHQQNRIMVLFNPNLDPLGVGWNVTQSKIAIGSGGLLGKGYLEGTQTKFDFVPEQHTDFIFCTLGEEFGWVGSLVVIGLFVTLLVRLVIMAERQKTRFARIYGYGVISILLFHFMINIAMTIGLFPVVGIPLPFFSYGGSSLWSFTILLFIFVNIDASRAMQLGRLG, from the coding sequence ATGAGAGAGTCCGATATTCATATCAGTCGTGTGGATTGGTTAGTAGTAGCCATTTATTTTGCCTTGGTCATTTTCGGCTGGTTCAATATCTATGCTGCAGTCTATGATAGTCAGGCTCCACAAAGCATGTTTGACATGTCTATCAACTCGGGACAGCAACTGGTGAGGATTGGAATTTCTGTAGTCTTGATTATCCTGATCATGGTAGCAGATTACCGTTTTTTTGAGAATCTTTCGCTTTTCATCTATATCTTTTTTATTGCCTTACTAGTTGTTACTCCATTTATAGGAAAAGAGGTAAATGGACAAGTTCTTACAGTGGGCTTTGGCTCTTTTAGAATTCAGCCGGGTGAATTTGCAAAACTGGCTACAGCACTGGCACTGGCCAAGGTGATGGAGCGTCCTACCTTTGATCTAAGTAAAACCAAAAATCAATTGATTGCTTTTGGCGTTCTATTAATTCCGGTGGCTCTGATCCTATTACAGCCGGATACTGGAACAGCCATGGTTTATTTTTCTTTGCTTGTGATGTTTTATCGCGAAGGTCTTCCTCAGCGTTATTACATTTTGGGTTTTGGATTTATCGCCTTGACACTTTTATCCTTAGGAATAGAAAATAACTTATACCTGGTAGCAGGGATTGGGTTAATTGTTCTGGTTTTAATCATTATCGGAAAAAAAAGCTGGCAGAGAACCATTGTTTTTTCATTGATTGGTTTAGGCATGGTAGCCTATAGCTACAGTATTGATTTTGTAGTTTCCAAACTTCCAGATCACCAGCAAAATAGGATTATGGTACTATTTAATCCTAATTTAGATCCTTTGGGAGTGGGATGGAATGTCACACAATCTAAAATTGCGATTGGCTCAGGAGGTCTATTGGGCAAAGGCTATTTAGAAGGGACTCAAACCAAATTTGATTTTGTGCCCGAGCAGCATACCGATTTTATTTTCTGTACGCTTGGAGAAGAATTTGGCTGGGTGGGTAGTCTAGTGGTAATCGGACTATTTGTAACTCTCTTGGTTCGCTTGGTAATCATGGCGGAGCGGCAGAAAACCAGATTTGCAAGAATTTATGGATATGGAGTTATATCTATCCTGCTATTTCACTTTATGATCAATATTGCCATGACTATTGGTTTATTCCCAGTAGTTGGTATTCCATTGCCATTCTTTAGCTATGGAGGTTCCTCTCTCTGGTCCTTTACCATCCTTCTGTTCATCTTTGTGAATATAGATGCGTCTAGAGCAATGCAATTAGGAAGATTGGGTTAA
- the mrdA gene encoding penicillin-binding protein 2, whose protein sequence is MNDQRPVAIIIFIFLIGLVLLTKLFMIQVMDDSFMKKAERNAIQRVVDHPYRGLVYDRNGKLLVYNNPIFDLMIVPKEFEVGDTTRFLELFKITKEELIESYQAARKYSWVKPSPLIKQISTTDFARMQDYLIDYPGLFIMTRSVRSYPLPIAAHALGYIGEINARQLERDSTNYYVQGDYVGLSGMERFYEDDLRGEKGVKYKMVNVRGVDKGPFKDGEYDTASVAGKNITSTIDMDLQKYGEFLMGGKKGSVVAIEPKTGEILAMISAPYYNPNDLTGADFSKTYRSLNSDESKPLFNRPIMATYPPGSIFKVVQSLIGLQEGILTPNTTFACNKSLVACHNHPSPVNLFGAIRNSCNPYYHQAFRQIINQEVSSNTYKDTEIGLNAWREKVLKFGLGSRLGVDMPNEKGGSVPSSKYYDRFYGEGRWKYSTIYSLSIGQGEMLVTPLQMANLAAIFANKGFYYPPHLVKAIDNDPTQIPEKYRTKNEVGVDAHHFDMIQDAMAEALYGTATRAIMKDLVIAGKTGTAQNPHGEDHSVFVAFAPKDDPKIAIAVYVENAGWGGRAAASTASLMIEKYIRKEITRPELEQYVLAGNFIY, encoded by the coding sequence ATGAACGACCAAAGACCCGTAGCAATAATCATCTTCATTTTCTTGATCGGTTTGGTACTATTGACCAAACTATTTATGATCCAAGTAATGGACGACAGCTTTATGAAAAAAGCTGAAAGGAATGCTATACAACGAGTGGTAGACCACCCTTACCGGGGGCTCGTGTATGATCGGAATGGGAAACTATTGGTCTACAACAACCCCATCTTTGATCTGATGATCGTGCCAAAGGAATTTGAAGTGGGAGACACTACCCGATTCTTGGAACTTTTCAAAATCACTAAAGAGGAGTTGATAGAATCCTATCAGGCTGCAAGAAAATATTCTTGGGTGAAACCATCTCCGCTTATCAAGCAAATTTCTACTACGGATTTTGCCAGAATGCAGGATTACCTAATTGATTACCCGGGATTATTTATCATGACTCGCTCTGTCAGATCTTATCCATTGCCCATTGCTGCGCATGCCTTGGGTTATATTGGAGAAATCAACGCAAGACAATTGGAAAGGGACTCAACCAATTATTATGTCCAAGGGGACTACGTTGGTCTGAGTGGCATGGAGCGATTTTATGAAGATGATTTAAGAGGGGAGAAAGGGGTAAAATATAAAATGGTCAATGTAAGGGGAGTGGACAAAGGACCTTTCAAAGATGGAGAATACGATACCGCTTCTGTAGCTGGAAAAAATATTACCTCCACTATTGATATGGACTTGCAGAAATATGGCGAGTTCTTAATGGGTGGAAAAAAAGGATCGGTAGTGGCTATTGAACCAAAAACAGGAGAGATTTTGGCAATGATTTCCGCTCCTTATTATAATCCAAATGATTTAACCGGAGCTGATTTCAGTAAAACTTACAGGAGCTTAAACTCTGATGAAAGCAAACCTCTTTTTAACAGGCCTATCATGGCAACTTATCCTCCTGGCTCCATTTTTAAAGTGGTGCAGAGTTTAATTGGTTTGCAAGAGGGAATCTTGACTCCTAATACCACCTTTGCCTGTAACAAGTCATTAGTGGCATGCCATAATCACCCTTCACCAGTTAATTTATTCGGTGCGATCAGGAATTCTTGTAATCCCTATTATCATCAAGCTTTCCGTCAAATCATCAATCAAGAAGTTTCTTCCAATACTTATAAGGACACTGAAATTGGTCTAAATGCTTGGCGGGAAAAAGTGCTGAAATTCGGATTAGGTAGCCGATTGGGAGTAGATATGCCAAATGAAAAAGGAGGCAGCGTCCCTTCCAGTAAATACTATGATCGTTTTTATGGAGAGGGTCGATGGAAATACAGTACGATTTACTCCCTTTCTATTGGTCAAGGTGAAATGCTGGTCACACCGCTACAAATGGCCAATTTAGCTGCAATATTTGCGAATAAAGGATTTTACTATCCCCCCCATTTAGTAAAAGCAATAGACAACGATCCCACACAAATTCCAGAGAAATATAGAACGAAAAACGAGGTCGGGGTTGATGCTCATCATTTTGACATGATTCAGGATGCCATGGCAGAAGCCCTATATGGTACAGCAACCCGAGCAATTATGAAAGATTTAGTCATTGCAGGTAAAACTGGAACAGCTCAAAACCCTCATGGTGAAGACCACTCTGTGTTTGTGGCCTTTGCTCCTAAGGATGACCCCAAAATAGCCATCGCAGTTTATGTAGAAAATGCGGGTTGGGGTGGTAGAGCAGCTGCTAGTACAGCCTCTCTCATGATCGAAAAATACATCCGTAAGGAAATCACTAGGCCTGAGCTAGAGCAATATGTACTGGCAGGGAATTTTATCTATTAA
- a CDS encoding rod shape-determining protein MreD translates to MNFRNLISFIFLLLILGLVQILFLKNLALFGVAFCFLYLVGILSLPFQIREIQLLLISFGVGLTIDVFYDTIGLHASAATLLAFLRPLWLKIIRPNGGYDDSTQPTLQEMGLGWFISYSLPLTFAFCLLFFTADQWGSGAFLGILNKSLFSSIFTVVLAIIVQLLFFKRRRGI, encoded by the coding sequence ATGAATTTTAGAAATCTGATCTCTTTTATTTTTCTTCTATTGATATTAGGGCTCGTTCAGATTCTTTTCTTAAAAAATCTTGCCCTATTCGGTGTTGCATTTTGCTTTTTGTACTTAGTAGGGATTCTCAGTTTGCCTTTTCAAATTAGAGAAATCCAACTCTTATTAATCAGTTTTGGAGTCGGTCTGACAATTGATGTGTTTTATGACACGATTGGATTGCATGCTTCTGCTGCTACCCTACTCGCATTTTTAAGACCACTGTGGTTAAAAATTATCCGGCCAAATGGAGGATATGATGACTCCACCCAGCCTACCCTACAGGAAATGGGATTGGGTTGGTTCATAAGCTATTCCCTTCCTTTGACCTTTGCATTTTGTCTTCTATTCTTTACTGCTGATCAATGGGGGTCAGGAGCTTTTTTAGGGATCTTAAACAAAAGCTTATTCTCCTCGATTTTTACAGTCGTTTTGGCTATAATTGTACAACTACTGTTCTTCAAACGTAGGAGAGGAATCTGA
- the mreC gene encoding rod shape-determining protein MreC — protein MLRILQFLYNLRSFLLFILLEIIAIWLLVANNSPQGAAFFNSSNALVGSILETQSNVSDFFSLAEANEALVVENSRLMEQLSSLKLEPDSVEISLDSALSSQFEFMGARVISNSLRYTQNHMTLNKGRNQGVKPGMGIFNESGVVGRVKSVSDNYAVGISLLNNDLLISSIIKSTGDFGSINWDGQDSQKAKMLYVPRHVQAQVGDTVVTSGYSAVFPRNLKIGIISNVIQSSDPNYLDIEVTLTADFSKISYVYLVENTQIDELDSLYQQSELTNEF, from the coding sequence ATGCTACGCATCCTACAATTCCTTTATAATTTAAGGTCCTTTCTTTTATTCATTTTACTAGAAATAATAGCCATCTGGTTACTAGTAGCAAATAATTCCCCTCAGGGTGCTGCGTTCTTTAATAGCTCCAATGCATTAGTAGGCTCTATTTTGGAGACCCAATCCAATGTGAGTGATTTTTTCTCTCTTGCTGAAGCAAATGAAGCTTTAGTAGTGGAAAATTCCAGACTCATGGAGCAATTGAGTAGTTTAAAACTGGAACCGGATAGTGTGGAAATCTCTTTGGATTCGGCCTTGTCTTCCCAATTTGAGTTTATGGGAGCAAGAGTAATCAGTAATTCCTTGCGATATACGCAAAATCACATGACCTTAAACAAAGGTAGGAATCAAGGTGTGAAACCAGGAATGGGGATTTTCAATGAGAGCGGAGTAGTGGGAAGGGTAAAATCAGTTTCAGACAATTATGCAGTTGGCATTTCGTTATTGAACAATGATCTATTGATTTCGTCGATCATCAAGTCCACCGGAGATTTTGGATCCATCAATTGGGATGGTCAAGATTCCCAGAAAGCCAAAATGTTGTATGTCCCAAGACATGTACAGGCACAAGTTGGAGATACAGTAGTCACTTCAGGTTACAGTGCGGTATTTCCTAGAAATTTAAAAATAGGTATCATCTCAAATGTTATCCAATCCTCGGATCCAAATTACTTGGATATTGAGGTAACACTCACTGCGGATTTTAGTAAAATTTCTTATGTGTATTTGGTAGAAAATACGCAGATCGATGAATTGGATTCCTTATATCAACAATCTGAATTAACTAATGAATTTTAG
- a CDS encoding rod shape-determining protein, which translates to MGLFDFFSSDIAIDLGTANTLIIHKDKIVVDEPSIIAIDKTNNRVLAVGREAMNMHEKTHENIKTIRPLKDGVIADFYAAEQMIRGLIKMIPGQKKGMFPQSHRMVICIPSGITEVEKRAVRDSAEHAGAKEVYMIFEPIAAAIGIGIDIEKPMGSMIVDIGGGTTEIALIALSGIVADQSIRVAGDTFTKDILDYMRRQHNLLIGERSAEKVKIAIGSALTELDEPPEDHEIRGRDLMTGIPKVIKVSYSEIAFALDKSVSKIEEAVLKALEIAPPELSADIYDNGIHLTGGGALLKGLDKRLHQKTKLPIHIAEDPLRAVVRGTGTALKNIQNFRTVLMT; encoded by the coding sequence ATGGGATTATTCGATTTTTTCTCAAGTGATATAGCCATCGATTTGGGTACAGCCAACACGCTGATTATCCATAAGGATAAAATAGTGGTGGATGAACCCTCAATCATTGCGATTGATAAAACCAACAACCGTGTATTGGCCGTTGGAAGAGAAGCGATGAACATGCATGAGAAAACGCATGAAAACATCAAAACAATTAGACCATTAAAGGATGGTGTAATTGCTGATTTCTATGCAGCAGAGCAAATGATTCGTGGGTTGATAAAAATGATCCCTGGTCAAAAGAAAGGAATGTTCCCTCAATCACACCGAATGGTGATCTGTATCCCTTCTGGTATTACAGAAGTTGAAAAAAGAGCTGTTCGTGACTCAGCGGAACATGCTGGTGCCAAAGAAGTATATATGATTTTCGAACCAATTGCTGCCGCAATAGGTATTGGAATCGATATTGAAAAGCCCATGGGGTCGATGATTGTTGATATCGGAGGGGGTACTACAGAGATTGCTTTGATTGCTTTGTCAGGTATTGTTGCTGATCAATCCATACGAGTGGCAGGTGATACATTCACCAAAGACATATTGGATTATATGAGAAGACAACACAATTTGTTGATTGGGGAAAGATCTGCTGAGAAAGTAAAAATCGCCATAGGATCTGCATTGACAGAACTTGATGAGCCCCCAGAAGATCACGAGATCCGTGGGCGTGACTTGATGACGGGGATTCCAAAAGTAATTAAGGTATCCTACTCAGAAATTGCATTTGCGTTGGACAAATCTGTTTCCAAAATCGAAGAAGCCGTTCTTAAAGCTTTGGAAATAGCACCTCCTGAATTATCAGCGGATATTTATGACAACGGAATCCATTTGACTGGTGGAGGAGCTTTATTGAAAGGTTTGGACAAAAGATTGCATCAGAAAACCAAACTTCCAATACACATCGCAGAAGATCCATTAAGAGCAGTGGTAAGAGGTACCGGAACTGCCTTGAAAAATATACAGAATTTCAGAACAGTATTGATGACATAA
- a CDS encoding ribosome maturation factor RimP, producing the protein MSELKQSIEEIVEKHLPDEKHFIVEVSMVNKGGKTTLSILIDADEGLNIQTCADVSRAVSEELEVQDLMPGAYILEVSSPGLDYPLNGKRQFQKNIGRELKVLLTTGKELVGKLVDVEEAGVKMLVKKKEKGKKATEEEVTLPFEEMNKTIVQVSFK; encoded by the coding sequence ATGTCCGAACTGAAGCAGTCTATCGAAGAAATTGTTGAAAAGCATCTTCCGGATGAAAAACACTTCATTGTGGAGGTTTCAATGGTTAATAAAGGAGGGAAAACAACCTTGAGCATCTTAATTGATGCAGATGAAGGGTTGAATATCCAGACTTGTGCCGATGTAAGTAGAGCGGTTTCCGAGGAATTGGAAGTTCAGGACTTGATGCCCGGAGCATATATTTTGGAAGTTTCTTCACCAGGATTGGATTATCCATTGAACGGTAAAAGACAATTCCAAAAAAATATAGGAAGGGAATTGAAAGTTTTGTTGACTACAGGGAAAGAACTTGTAGGTAAATTAGTAGATGTAGAGGAGGCTGGCGTGAAAATGCTGGTCAAGAAAAAAGAAAAAGGCAAAAAAGCCACGGAAGAGGAAGTAACTCTTCCTTTTGAAGAGATGAATAAAACAATCGTACAAGTATCTTTTAAATAA
- the nusA gene encoding transcription termination factor NusA has protein sequence MDAKILIESFADFARSKNVDRPTMIRILEDVFRAMIRKKFESDENFDVTINADKGDLEIFRIREIVDDNSEDIWDFDKISFSEARKIEPDFEIGEEVYEKIELEEFGRRAVQMARQTLIQRIKDLEKDILYNKYEEQVGEIVSAEVYQILGREILLMDGEGNELILPKGEQIPKDRFRKGDTVKAIVHRVDMMNGNPKIILSRTSPVFLERLFENEVPEVYDGLITIVKIVREPGERAKVAVESYDDRIDPVGACVGMKGSRIHAVVRELQNENIDVINFTDNLELYVTRALSPAKVSSITVNKETKRISVFLKPDQVSLAIGKGGFNIKLASKLVDYEIDVFRELNEYEEEDVDLIEFSDEIEGWIIDELKKTGLDTAKSVLTLGKEDLLRRTELEEETIDEIFRILRQEFEQ, from the coding sequence ATGGATGCCAAAATCTTAATAGAATCCTTCGCAGATTTTGCGAGATCTAAAAATGTGGATCGACCAACCATGATCCGTATCCTGGAAGATGTGTTCAGAGCAATGATTAGAAAGAAGTTTGAATCTGATGAAAACTTCGATGTAACGATCAATGCTGATAAAGGTGACCTCGAGATTTTCAGAATTAGAGAGATTGTTGACGATAATTCTGAGGATATTTGGGATTTTGATAAAATCAGTTTCAGTGAAGCTAGAAAAATTGAACCTGATTTTGAGATTGGCGAGGAAGTTTACGAAAAAATTGAGTTGGAGGAGTTTGGAAGACGAGCAGTTCAGATGGCCCGTCAGACTTTGATTCAGAGAATTAAGGATCTTGAAAAAGATATCCTTTATAATAAGTATGAAGAGCAGGTAGGAGAAATCGTTTCAGCAGAAGTGTATCAGATTCTGGGAAGAGAGATTCTTTTGATGGATGGGGAAGGTAACGAATTGATTCTTCCTAAAGGAGAGCAAATTCCTAAGGACAGATTTAGAAAAGGGGATACCGTTAAAGCAATTGTTCACAGAGTGGACATGATGAACGGGAATCCTAAGATCATTCTTTCCAGAACTTCTCCAGTGTTTTTGGAACGATTATTTGAAAATGAGGTTCCTGAGGTGTACGATGGATTGATCACAATTGTGAAGATTGTCCGTGAGCCAGGGGAAAGAGCTAAAGTTGCTGTAGAATCTTATGACGACAGAATAGATCCAGTGGGAGCTTGTGTCGGTATGAAAGGTTCTAGAATTCATGCAGTAGTTCGAGAACTTCAAAATGAAAATATTGATGTGATTAATTTCACAGATAATTTGGAACTTTACGTGACCAGAGCTTTGAGCCCTGCCAAAGTTTCATCCATTACAGTTAATAAAGAGACCAAGAGAATCTCTGTATTCTTGAAGCCAGATCAAGTATCACTTGCTATTGGTAAAGGAGGATTCAATATCAAACTGGCCAGTAAATTGGTAGATTATGAAATTGATGTCTTCCGTGAATTGAATGAATACGAAGAGGAGGATGTTGATCTAATTGAATTCAGTGATGAAATCGAAGGATGGATCATTGATGAATTGAAAAAAACAGGTCTAGATACTGCAAAAAGTGTCTTGACTTTAGGTAAGGAGGATTTACTCCGAAGAACAGAACTTGAGGAAGAGACGATCGATGAGATATTCCGTATCCTCAGACAAGAATTTGAACAATAA